The DNA sequence GCTGCGCGCCGGAAGAAGATCGCATAATCACCGGCGCGCGCCTGGACGGGCATGTAGCGCGCCTCACCGGTTCCGATCTTCCACGGCTCATCGCCGAGCTCGGTCGGCGCGGAGATCGGAGTGCCCGGTCCGGTCGCCACGACAGTGCCGGCCTGAACCGCCTGCGCGTCCACGGCAGATGCCGGCAGGTACAATCCCACGCGACTCCGCTCCTCGCCCTCTTCCGGTGCGATGAGGACGCGGTCTCCGACGACGATCAGGTGCCTGCGGTCCTTGGTCATGTCTCCTTTTAACCCGGGTCCCCCCGTCAGGTTTCGGCGCATCCCGGCATGGAGTCGCCCCGCGGTCGCACGTAGCGTTGCTGCACAATCACCGGGGGGAGGCATGACTGAAACAGCGCGGCATCCGAGTGGGCGTACCGAGCGACGGGCATACACATTCTATCTGGATCCCGCCCTCGTCGCGCGTGTGCGCACGGAGGTCAACGAGGGTGACGTCGTGCGCAGCATTGAAGCGGCGCTCGCCGCGGCCCTCGACTACCAGCTCTGGGTTCGTGAGGTGGCGAATGGCCGCCGCGAAGTGCTGTCGTAGAACGAAATCGGGAGCGGGAGCGGGATCGTGTCCAGGAGCGGGATCGGGTGCACCATTTTCCCGAACACGCACACGGACACGATCCCGCTCCCGAGCTCTTTACACCATCATGTCCGGATCCATCCAGGCGTGCTTACCGTCCAGGACTTCCTGTGCGAGGCGGTAGGTTGGCCCGTCGTTGGCATCGAACACGTTGTTGAAGATCTGCTTCACGCGTGCGCGCGAGTGGCGGCAGAACAGGTCGGCCATCCGTTCGGGCCCGCGGTTGGACGGATCCTCCTTCATGAGGTTGTGTGCGTAGACACACGCGCAAGACATCGCGAACAGCTCGGCGCCCACGTCGACGAGTCGGAACAGCACCGACTGCTTCTTTTCGAGCTTCGGGCCATAGCGGGCCATCGCGAGGAAGAGCGTGCGGCCGAGCTTGCGGGACGCCCGCTCGACGAAGCGCAGGTTGCGGGCGAGCCGGCCGAACTCGCCGTATGCGCCGGGAACGCGTCCCTTGCCGACGAGCAGGCCGGGCATCCAGCCGGCCATGTGGACGCTGAGCCCGGCGAGGCCCTTGAGCTTGTCGCCGGTCGCGGCCTTTGGATCGATCATGGCTCCCGCACGCTGGAGATGCGGGTCGACGGCCTCACGCGCGATGAAGAGGCGCATGATCTCGCTCGAGCCCTCGAAGATCATGTTGATGCGGAGGTCGCGCATCACCCGTTCGACGGGGATCGGCTTCTCGCCGCGGGACTCGAGTGAGGAAGCGGTCTCATAGCCGCGGCCGCCGCGGATCTGCATGCAGTCATCGACGACGCGCCATGCGCCTTCGCTGTTGTACATCTTCGCGATGGCGGCTTCCAGCCGGATATCGGACTTGCCGGCATCGGCCAGTCCTGCGGCGACGTCGTTGACGGCTTCCATCGCGAACGAAAGAGCGGCCATACGGCCGAGGATCTGGGCCACTGCGTCGTGCCTGCCGACGGGGGCGCCCCACTGCTCGCGCTCCGCCGCCCAGTCGCGCGCGACCTTCACACACCACTTCGCGCTCGCTGCGCTGGTGGCGGGAATGGTCAGGCGGCCGGTATTGAGTGTCGTCAGGGCGAGCTTGAGACCCTTGCCCTCGCCCCAGATGATGTTCTCCTTCGGCACGCGCACGTTCGTGAACCGGACCACGCCGTTCTCGATGCCCTTCAGTCCCATGAAGTCGAGACGGTGCGTGTTCTCCACGCCGTCCCATGATGATTCCACAATGAACGCGGTGATGCCGCGCCGCGTGCTGCCGGGCTTCGGTGGCGTGCGGGCCATCACGACCATGATGTCGGCGATGGGGCCGTTCGTACACCACAGCTTTTCGCCGTTCAGGATGTAGGCTGTACCGTCCTCGGTGGGATCAGCAGTCGCCTCCATGCGTGCAGGGTCGGAGCCGACATCGGGCTCCGTCAGCGCGAACGCGGAGATCTCTCCCTGCGCCAGCCGTGGCAGATACTTCTTCTTCTGCTCGGGTGTCCCGAACATCTTCAGCGGCTGCGGCACGCCGATCGACTGGTGCGCCGAGAGCAGCACACCGAGGGCCGATGCGGCGGATCCGATGATCGCAATCGCCTTGTTGTAGCTTCGCTGCGAGAGTCCGAGGCCGCCGTATTCCTGCGGGATCTTGATGCCGAATGCGCCGAGCCGGCGCAGCCCGTCGATCACATCGTCGGGTACGCGCCCGGTCCGCTCGATCGCCTCGCCGTCAATGGTCCTGGCGAACTCGTACAGCTCGCGGTGAAACTCGGCCGCCCGCTTCTTCTCGTCGGGATCCTGGACTGGAGGTGGGTGGATCAGGTCGAGGCGCAGCTTGCCGAGGAACAGCTCCCTGACGAAGCTGGGCATGACCCACTCCGTCTCGCGCGCCGCTTCCGCTACCTGCCGCGCTTCCTGCTCATCAACGGGGCCGGGCTTCACAGCCGGTGCCGCTGTCTTCTCTGTCGTGCTCATGCATCCTCCTGAACGTCATTCCGCGCCGGGGTTCCGCCGCGGCTGGATCACGTGCATGCTTCTGATAATACGCTGCGGGGAAGTTGCGGCACAGAGGCCCGGCGACAGGGTTGCGCGGGTGCCGGGGCAGGATCAGTCGGGGAGGCTGATCTCCGGCTTTTCCGGGTGGCGCCGGAAAATCACGAGAGTGCGGCCGATCACCTGGACGAGGTGGGCGCCATCCACACGGGCGACGA is a window from the Longimicrobiales bacterium genome containing:
- a CDS encoding co-chaperone GroES family protein codes for the protein MTKDRRHLIVVGDRVLIAPEEGEERSRVGLYLPASAVDAQAVQAGTVVATGPGTPISAPTELGDEPWKIGTGEARYMPVQARAGDYAIFFRRAAVEITFEGTKYLVVPQAAILVIVRGQLNEDDL
- a CDS encoding acyl-CoA dehydrogenase family protein translates to MSTTEKTAAPAVKPGPVDEQEARQVAEAARETEWVMPSFVRELFLGKLRLDLIHPPPVQDPDEKKRAAEFHRELYEFARTIDGEAIERTGRVPDDVIDGLRRLGAFGIKIPQEYGGLGLSQRSYNKAIAIIGSAASALGVLLSAHQSIGVPQPLKMFGTPEQKKKYLPRLAQGEISAFALTEPDVGSDPARMEATADPTEDGTAYILNGEKLWCTNGPIADIMVVMARTPPKPGSTRRGITAFIVESSWDGVENTHRLDFMGLKGIENGVVRFTNVRVPKENIIWGEGKGLKLALTTLNTGRLTIPATSAASAKWCVKVARDWAAEREQWGAPVGRHDAVAQILGRMAALSFAMEAVNDVAAGLADAGKSDIRLEAAIAKMYNSEGAWRVVDDCMQIRGGRGYETASSLESRGEKPIPVERVMRDLRINMIFEGSSEIMRLFIAREAVDPHLQRAGAMIDPKAATGDKLKGLAGLSVHMAGWMPGLLVGKGRVPGAYGEFGRLARNLRFVERASRKLGRTLFLAMARYGPKLEKKQSVLFRLVDVGAELFAMSCACVYAHNLMKEDPSNRGPERMADLFCRHSRARVKQIFNNVFDANDGPTYRLAQEVLDGKHAWMDPDMMV